The nucleotide window TCGGGAGGATGCGGGTTGTTACGATCTCTCTTCGGTCCGCATCGCCGCCTATGGAGGGGCGCCGATGGCGCCGGAGACGATCCTCGCGATCCGCAAGATCCTTCCCGCCTGCCTGCACAACTGCTACGGCCTCACGGAATGCTCCTCCCTCGGGACGGTTCTGCCCGCCGAACTGGCCCTCACACGGTCCGATTCGGTTGGGCTCCCCGTGCCCGGAACCGCGGCGGAGATCCGGGGACCGGCGGGGGAGGTCCTTTCTCCGGGGGAACCCGGGGAACTTTATCTGCGCGGCCCCCACATCGTGCAGGGATATTTCGGCGCCCTGGAAAAGACCCGGGAGGCGATCCGGGACGGATGGCTTCGAACGGGGGACATCGCCCGCATCGATCCGGACGGGTTGGTCACCATCCTCGACCGGGCCAAGGACATGATCAACCGGGGAGGGGAGAAGATCTACAGCCTCGAGGTGGAGAACGTCCTCTACATGTGCGCGGGGGTCGCGGAGGCGGCGGTGTTCGGCATCCCCCACCCCGTGTTCGGGGAGGCGCCGGCGGCCCGCCTGGTTCCGCTGCCCGGCGCGACGATCGACCCGGAGAAGATTCGGGCATTCTGCCGCGCCCGTCTCGCGGACTACAAGGTCCCGGTCCGGGTGGAGATCGCGGATCGGATCCCGCGGAACCCCGGGGGAAAAATATTGAAGAAGGAATTACGGAGAGAGTGGGAAAGCCACTCGCGGGAGGAAGCCCGATGATGAACGGAACGCAGTACGTGGAAAGCCTGAAAAAGCTCAAGCCGAGAATTTTCTACCGCGGGGAACTGCTGAGGAACCCGTACGACCATCCCGCGCTTGCCCCCCATATCCGGACCGCGGCGGCGACGTACGACCTGGCGGCGGGCGGGCAGCACGACGAGATCATGACGGCGACGTCGAACCTCGACGGGGCGAAGATCTCCCGGTTCACCCACCTCTTCTGGAGCGTGGACGACCTGATCCGGAAGATCGCCATGCTCCGGTTCCTCGGGCGGGAGACGGGGACCTGCTTCCAGCGGTGCGTGGGGCTCGACGCGATCAATGCCCTCTGGTCGGTGACCTACGACATCGACCAGGCGAAGGGGACGGAGTACCAGAAGCGCTTCCGGAAATACCTGGTCCGGTTGCAGCGGGAGGACCTGATGTCGGCCGGGGCGATGACCGATGCGAAGGGGGACCGGTCCCTCGCACCCTGGCAGCAGGCCGACCCCGACCTGTACGTCCGGATCGTCCTGCGGCGTCCCGACGGGATCGTGATCCGGGGCGCCAAGACGCACATCACGGGGGCGGCGAACTCCCACGAGATCATCGTGATGCCGACTCTCGGGCTGCCTCCGGAGGGGTCCGACTATGCGGTCGCCTGCGCCGTGCCGATCGACGCGCCGGGGTTGACGCTGGTCTTCGGCCGGCAGAGCAACGACGAGCGGAAAGAAGAGATCGGAACGTTCGACTGCGGCACGGAGTGGGGGGTGGTCGGCGGGGAGAGCACGCTGATCTTCGAGGACGTCTTCGTCCCGACCGAGCGGGTCTTCATGGCCGGAGAAGGGGAGTTCGCCGGGTCGCTCGTGGATCGGTTCTCGTCGTGGCACCGGGCGAACTACGGCGGGTGCAAGGGGGGGAACGCCGACGTTCTTCTCGGTGCGACCGCCCTGTTGGCGGAGATCCACGGGACGATCAAGAACAGCATCGTCCGGGACAAGCTCACGGAGATCGTCCACCTCGTCGAGACGAATTTCGCGGGGGCGATCGGTTCCTCCGCGCTGGGGAAACAGCTCCCCGCGGGGAACTGGCTGGTGGACCCGCTCCTGGCGAACACGGTCAAGCAGAACGTGACCCGCTTCGTGTACCAGGTGGGGCGGTTGGCGCACGACATCGCGGGAGGGCTCCTGTCCACCCTCCCGTCGGACGCGGATTTCCGGAACGACGAGGTCGGCCCCCTGTTGGAGAAGTACTTCGCGGGGAAGGAAGGTTTCTCCACGGAGGACAAGAGGAGGCTGTGCCGGTACATCGAGGGAATGACGTCGGTGTCCACCTTGGTGGAGGCGCTGCATGGGGCCGGCTCCCCGCAGGCGCAGCGGATCGTGATGCTCCGGCAGTCGGATATCCCGGAGAAGATGCAACAGGCGAAGAAGGTGATCGGGATCAAGGGCCCTCCCGCGAAACCCGGGGGAAGCCGTTGAAACGAGACCGTCCCTCCGGATCGTCCGGCCCGGAGCCGACGTGACGCTGGTGAGGTGGGGGCGATGGGGCCGGTGGCCGGGAAGATGAAGGAGTTCCGTCCGGACCTCATCCTCGAAGCGACCAACGTCGGGATCGTCTGCACCGACCGGCAGGGGCGGATCCTTTATGCCAACGACGCCGCGGCGGTCCACCTCGGGGCCCGGAAGCAGGATCTGGCAGGACGCGCGATCGACGCGGTGTCCAAGGGGGCCGGCGACGCCTTCCTTGAGATCGTGCGGACCGGAAAACCGCAGGCCGGCGTGAAGATCCGGACCTCCGGCGGCATCGTGATCGCGGACCGCAACCCCGTATTCGACGGGGGGAAGGTGATCGGAGTCGTCAGCGTATTCAAGGACATCTCACGCTACGAGGAATCGGCGAAGGAGCTCCAGGCGTACCGCGAGCTGGCCAAGCAGCTCGACGCGGTCATCCACTCCTCTTACGACGGCCTCTATATCACCAACGGCAACGCCGACACCCTCTTCTGCAACAAGGCGTACCTACGGGTTTCCGGTCTCACGGCGAAAGACGTCGAAGGGAAGAACATGAGGGAAATCGTGCACCGTGGAACGATCAACCAGTCGGTGACCCTGGAAGTTCTCGAGAAACGCCGCCGCGTCACGATCATGCAGGAGTTCTCCAACGGGCGCACGGCGATTGTCACCGGAAACCCGGTCTTCGACGACGACGGGAAGATCACCCTCGTCGTGAGCAACGTGCGGGATATCACCGAACTGAGCGAACTCCGGGAGCAGGTCCAGGAGACCCGGACGCTGGCGAAGCGGTACCGGGAAGAACTGAAGAAGGCGAGCCTGGCGGGTGTCAACCGCGACACGGTGGTGTTCCGCTCCCCCGCGATGGAAAACTGCATCCTCCTTGCGGCCCGGGCGAGCGATGTGCTCTCGCCGGTGCTTCTCACCGGAGAATCGGGCGTCGGAAAAGGGATGCTTGCGCGGTTGGTCCACAACCTCGGAAACCGGAAAAAAGGGCCCTTCATCCACGTCAACTGCGGGGCGATCCCCGCGGGACTGATGGAGTCGGAGCTCTTCGGTTACGAAAAGGGGGCGTTTACCGGCGCTTCGGGGGAGGGGAAGCCCGGGTTGTTCGAAATGGCGGACCGCGGGACCCTCTTTCTCGACGAGATCGGGGAGATTCCCCTTCCGCTGCAGGTGAAG belongs to Deltaproteobacteria bacterium CG2_30_66_27 and includes:
- a CDS encoding 4-hydroxybutyryl-CoA dehydratase → MMNGTQYVESLKKLKPRIFYRGELLRNPYDHPALAPHIRTAAATYDLAAGGQHDEIMTATSNLDGAKISRFTHLFWSVDDLIRKIAMLRFLGRETGTCFQRCVGLDAINALWSVTYDIDQAKGTEYQKRFRKYLVRLQREDLMSAGAMTDAKGDRSLAPWQQADPDLYVRIVLRRPDGIVIRGAKTHITGAANSHEIIVMPTLGLPPEGSDYAVACAVPIDAPGLTLVFGRQSNDERKEEIGTFDCGTEWGVVGGESTLIFEDVFVPTERVFMAGEGEFAGSLVDRFSSWHRANYGGCKGGNADVLLGATALLAEIHGTIKNSIVRDKLTEIVHLVETNFAGAIGSSALGKQLPAGNWLVDPLLANTVKQNVTRFVYQVGRLAHDIAGGLLSTLPSDADFRNDEVGPLLEKYFAGKEGFSTEDKRRLCRYIEGMTSVSTLVEALHGAGSPQAQRIVMLRQSDIPEKMQQAKKVIGIKGPPAKPGGSR